Within Fusarium keratoplasticum isolate Fu6.1 chromosome 8, whole genome shotgun sequence, the genomic segment ACTATTCGAGGCTTGGTGTTTAATGCTGATGCGGAATTCTGCGTTCGGTAGAAGGCGCATATTCTCGGGCGGAAATCGCGGAATCATATGCAGCCCCGATCAAAGCCGATTCCGACCTCCAACTCCGTCGATTTCGTGATCGACTAATATTGGGATGGCTTTATATGCAATATTCGCCCCTGCAATGCCTTTTTTGAAACCCCATGTTCAGAAAAGCTTCCAAAATGTCGTGGCTCACAATCCCACGAGGCTCGCACTTCTCCCTCGCCAATCTCCCATttggcatcatctccaccaaAGCCAACCCATCTCCTCGCCCAGCCGTCGCCATCGGTGATAATGCCCTCGATCTCTCACTTTTCGCCGAAAAGGGAGGCTTCGACAAGCTTCAGGGCTTCCCCAAAGATAAAATCTCCGTCTTTAGCGAGCCCACTCTCAACTCATTCGCAGCACTCGGCAGGCCTGTGCATCGAGCTGTCAGGCAGTATCTGAGACAGGTCTTTGGAGCCAACACGCCTTTCCCCGAGGTCCTCAAGGACAATGAGTCTCTAAAGCAGAACGCCATAGTTGCGCTTTCTGAAGTTAAGATGCACCTCCCTATGGCAATCGGCGATTATACCGACTTTTACGCTGGCCGGAATCATGCCTTCAATGTCGGCGTCCTCTTTCGAGGTGCTGCCAACGCCTTGAACCCGAACTATAATCATCTCCCTGTCGGATATCATGGCAGAGCCAGCTCTGTGGTGGTCTCAGGAACGCCACTTCGTCGACCCTGGGGCCAAGTCCTGGCAGCTCCTGGAGACAAGACGCCAGTGTTCCGACCCTCTTCTCGGTTAGACATTGAGCTGGAGCTCGGCATGTTCATCTGTCAGGGAAATACCCTTGGAGAGCCTATCCCGGTGAACGAGGCAGAGAATTATATCTTTGGATATGTCCTCGTCAACGACTGGAGTGCTCGTGATGTCCAAGCCTGGGAGTACGTGCCTCTTGGACCTTTCAACTCGAAGAACCTAGGAACCACCATAAGCCCTTGGGTCGTCCTTGCAGATGCGTTGGATCCTTTCAAGTCAAAGGGCCTTCCCAACGACGTCGAAGTTTTGGAGTATCTCCGCGAGAAGCGAGAGGATAATGTTGTTGATATTCACCTGGAAGTGACTCTCGAGAGTAAGTCATGGATCTACACATGAAAGACCACTTATCTGACCAAACAAACAGCTCCCAAAGGCACTAAAGCAGTCATTACTCGAACATCATCTACAAACCTCCTTTGGTCCTGGCCTCAGATGATTGCACACCACACCATCACAGGGTGCAACCTGCGACCTGGTGACTTCCTCGCGTCCGGCACCATATCTGGTACTGAGGACGGCACTCAAGGCAGTTTTCTTGAGCAGACACGTGGAGGCAAGTCACCTCTACGAATCGGCACAGATGGTGAAGAACGCAAGTtcctcgaggatggtgatACTGTCATCATTCGAGGGTGGTCAGGTACGAATGAGGATGAACTCATTGGGTTTGGAGACTGCGCGGGACAGATTCTGGAGGCTTTACCACCCAGGCAGTAAAGATTGGAATTGGGTGGAGGATAAAAGCACATTCGGCCTCGAGATAAAGAACAGTATCATTAAACCACTGCGGAGGGCTACGTTCTAACCGAGTTGATGTCAACCTCTATCTCACTTCCCATGAGCCCTGGGTAATATTAGGGGCTACCACATTCGTGTGACAAAATGCCTGAATGAAGGCATCAGCTTAGCCCTTTACTTCACGAAGGAGTAGAATCTTTGTTaccaaaaagaagaagaaaacgctcaataatattaaattatcCGTAATGCACATATTCCACAGATATCACGTTCCAATCGGCGCGCTCACTTGGCAACACAACGCTTCAAATTCATCTCGCGCAGAAGATTCTGCTTAAAGCGCTTCTCAATAGTATGCCCAACCTCTTTAAGCAGGTCTTTTATCTTGATACTCGGATTCTCATTCGTGGTAACATCGTAGATGCGATCGCgctgctccttggtgagcttcCACGGCGCGCCCGCCTGTGGTAGGCTCGTGTTGTTCGGGCTGCGCTTGGCTGCGCGTAGATATGTTGTTTTTATCGTGGAGAAGGAAATTTGGGGTAAAAGATTGTGGGTATGCTTGTAGGTGTTACCTGCTTGTTTTAAATCGCAAATGAGGTCCGCTGGGTTGGTGATAGCTCTTTGCCGCGAGCCATGGTGACGCGTTGTAGTGGTGTTGGATGGTTCAGGTTTGCGGGGGTCGAAAACTTGTTGCCCGCCAAAAAGACTTCGGAACGATTCCGAATCCGCAGCACAAGATCATCTCAGTGTTCATTTTTCAAGAAAAAGGTCATCAATAATCTCTGTGATAATTCGCATCTAAAGTTTTGGTACACTGAGCTTGACGCATTTCACCTGCGTCCAATCATTCAACGCATCCTGCCCCATCTCCCTACCAAACCCGCTCTGCTTGATACCGCCAAATGGAGTATTCGCATGGATGCTTCCCCACGTGTTGATAGTAACAatgccgacctcgacctgCTCTGATACGCGAACGGCCCTGGCAATGTCGTTTGTAAAGATGGATGCCGCGAGTCCGTAATCCGTGCCGTTGGCTAGGGCAATAacttcctcctccgtcttgaacttggcgatgctTGCCACAGGGCCAAACACCTcttgcttgatgatggtggcatcaGGTGAGACATCCACAAACGCTGTGTTAGGCACATAGTGTCCCTTTGACGATAGTTTCTCTTCGCCACCGTGGAGAAGCTTCGTTCCCTCCTCCTTagccttggtgatgaatCCCAAGATGCGGTTCTTCTGCGCCTCGCTGATGACGGGTCCCTTGACCGTCTCTGCGAGGAGAGGATCTCCAGCCACCGCATCCTTGGTCCTCTTTGAAAACTCGGCAATGAACTTGTCGTAAATCTCTTCTTGCACGTAAATTCGACTTCCAGCGACACAAATCTGTCCGTTGTGAACAGTGATTCCAGCTCCAGCCCACAAGAGAGCGTTTTCAAAATCAGCGtctttgaagatgatggcaggACCCTTTCCACCCAACTCAAGGCTGACTCTCTTGAGGTTCGAACGCGCTGCGCTGGCGAGAATCCCTCGTCCAACTCCTTCGCTGCCGGTGAATGAGATCTTTCTCACATCGGAGTGATCAGCCAGTGCCTGACCGGCAACACTTCCAACACCGCagaggatgttgatgacACCGGGAGGGAAGCCAGCCTCGGCAATGAGTTGTGCCAGCTTCTGTCCATAGAGAGGGGCGAGCTCTGGGGTCTTGAGGACGAGAGTGTTTCCGACTGCGATGGCTGGGCCAAGTTTCCAAAAAGTAATCATCCTGGTCCGATTAGCCTTCAACCAGATATGGCAACTGAGGTAGCTTACAGAGGGGAGTTCCATGGCACAATAGCGGCGCAGACTCCAATAGGCTCACGGCGCGTATACGAAAGTGACTGATCGTTCTCAATCGATTGGCCATCAAGCTTATCCGCCCAGCCAGCATAGTACCGACAACACTCGACAGCCTGCGTAACACTCAGTCCCATGGACATGGTGTACAGCATACCGGCATCGACAGCCTCAATAGACGCAAATTCCTCGGCATTCTGCTCAATGAGATCACCTagcttgttgaggagggcTCTGCGCTTTGCCGGACCTGTCAAGCGCCATGTGTTCCTGAAGGCGGCCTTGGAAGAGGCCACGGCCCGGTCAACATCAGCGGCCTGGGCTGCTgagaggttggcgatggtgtcaCCGGTGGATGGGTTTTCAATGGCGATTGTCTTGTTATCGGCAGCAGGGGAAAACTTGTTGTCAATGAAGAGGCCAGTGGGGACTATCAAAGGTCAGCTTTCATGCACATGCCAAGTATTGGTGTGAGCGTACGGGTGATCTTTCGgccgccggcgccgacaATGGTAGTTTCAGCCATATTGGGAGTAAATTAAAGTGAACTAGATGAGACGGGTATCGAAGTTGAGTATCCGATGGAGGGTCGGTCGTGAGTTTATACATTTCAACTCGGAAGTTGGCCGGAAAGATTCGAACCTGAGTCGGAACCCGGCTCCTACACCATCTTAGTTCAATCCTCTGGTAGTATTATGACGTTAACCTTATCCATATTAATGCGCAAAAAGCAGAAACGTTCCCAGTGTCAGCTTACCGTCAAAGCTCACAGAGGAACTAGCTACCTCAACCCACAATGATATCCATGTTAGAGGAGGCTCAGGAACAGCTCATACCATGATCACCCCCACAAGCAGCGTCTTATCACATACGCATGATGAAAAAAGCAATGATAGGATGCTTATCTCCGAGGCTCAGGAGAAAGAGGGGTCCTTTTGGGCGGGGTTCTTGATTTCACAGGGGGTCAAAGTGTTGAAGTCGTTCCGGGTCGGAAATATCGGAATCATCGCCTAACGGCTCATCCCGTCTGagtcaccatcaaccaacTAGCTTCATCAAATGCAGAAATAATACGCGAACTGTTATTTCACCAAAATTATCTATATTTTGGTGTCACCACTCATAAccacgaggccaagaacagCATAAGAATGCCTGTTTGAGTCATGATTTTTAGTAACATGCACCATACAATGACCCAGTTGCGCTTCTCCTATGTAAACGAACCCTCCAGACGTCAATACCCCGTGGTTATATAGCCAGACTGGATAGTTCCCATGTTTGCCGCAAACATCCTTAGCACGCGAAAACGGCGTCATGCATGTGGCAAATCCCAGTGTTGCAGTCATGAGGACTTTCCCGGCTGGAACAAGGACTATCCCTTGGCTTGGCACTGGCTCAACAAGGCTGAGAGTGAGCGACGAGTCCGAAAGGCGGGATTCGCCAGTTGGACGATCTTGCGCCCGGCCTTCTTCATGTCAAACTTCTGCCAGCCCGACTGTTCGTTCATGTTCCCTGAGCTGGCAGAGGGACACGAGATCAGAGCTGCTTTCCGGCCAGAAACTCTACTCCATCTTGTCGTGTCGACGTCGCTGACATTGCGCGTTTCGCGGCTGCTTCATTTCATGAACCGTCTGAATATGCTGGGAAGGCTATCCCCCTTGCTTCCGAGGCGTTGACTCTCGCAGAAATTGCAAGCCATCTATCAGGTAAAGGTCGTGTACTTGACCGAAGCCGATGCTCGGTGGTTCAAAGCTGAGGGTCGCGTCGTGATAGATACGCAGATTTGGCAACGGGATGTGGGATATAATGTCGACTTGGAGATTGTCAAATCGCATAGAATTGCCCTTACCTTGTTTGCAGCCATGTTGCAAAGAAAGGGACTCGGTTGGTGATTGTAATCCACACAACTGCCATGTTTTCTTTTTATGGAACACAATAGACCACTATGCCAATGGCAAGAGTAGAAGATACCTTCTGCTAATGCAGAGGCATTTTGGGCCTTATATGCTGCTGCTCAATGCTTTCTAGCGCGGTGCAAATGGATTGGGAGGGGGTCTCGGCGGGTTCGGCACTAACAAGAGTTGCCGAGGCTCGTCAAGTTGCCTATCCACACCCAAGGTAAGCCCAAATAGAAATGTGATTTATTGTCACAAGCACCAGATCAAATACTTCTGTCCACTCTCACCCTTGACCATCATTCCATCGCCCACTATGGCCTCCCTAGAAAAATGCGCTCGGCTGTCGTTTCAGCAAGCCATGGAGCTTACAAGGCTCCCAAACCAGGAGTCTGGTACCGGGGAAGTCATGCTGCGCTTCATGAATCGTCAGCCACCCTGGGCGACAGGTGATGCGCTGCCATGGGAGGCCAGTGCCATCCCTCGGCCACCTGGCACCAAAGTTGCCTTTGGAGGAGTGGTTTATGCACAAGCTCCTCTTGCAGCAGCTCGTGCAATTGCATCAAGAGCCGATTCCAATTCAGACAAAGATCGTGCATTTGGGATACATGTGAGGAAGGGCCCTAGATACCTTCCCGAGAGATCCCATGCTTACTCGCCTTGCTACAGTCCATCCATGCCGTCTTCACAAGCCCCGGACTTGTCGACCGCCCCTTCGTCTTTGAGGTGTCTGAAACCCAATATGGACGATCGTTCGCGACTCTTCTTGTTAATGTCCGACAGCCCACTAAGCCCTCCGCTCCGCCGGCTGGACCGTTCTCCGTCGAGGACAGTCAAAAGCCCCTTTCCGCCCCATGCTTAACCAGCATTGTCACTTTTCGTCGACCCTCGTCAACAACAGAAGTAGCCCAGGGTATCCCGCCAAGCGAACGCTACCATGACATCCTCACCTCAAAACTTCCTACAGAATGGGAGGCGTGCCCACAAATTGACATAGACGTCTTCAGTCGAGCATTCCCCGACGTTGGGCATGGGACATTTCCAATCTTGGATATGCACAAGGTGGATATGACGCAGTACAACTCCACCAGGGGAAGTGGCGAGCAGAAACAACTAATCCTATATCGGCCTCTTTCTCCTTTACCGGAAGATGACATTAATGGTCATGTTGTCTGCCATGCTTTTGCAGCTGATCGAAACGGTCTTATCATGTTTGGCAATCAACTTGGCTATGGATCCAGCCCTGGGCGAGCAGCGACCCTGAGCTACTCGTTTTACGTCCATGTGAACGCTGCAGATGCCATGTTTCGtggggatggatggtggatATTGGAGATTTCCTGGCCACGGTACGAAGCAGGGAGGGCAGCTATGTCAACACTCATCTGGAGTCCTGAAGGGAAACATGTTGCAACAGCATACCAGGACGGCATTCTGTACCCGGCACTCCCGTCTGCGGAAACCAAACTGTAGGGCAGGAGATGTGTTTTGAACcttcttgagagccttgCTTGAGCACCATTTCCTCCGGTGTTGTCATCTACATGTTCACTGCGCCAGCCTGTTTCTTTAGAGTGGATAGACCATACAAGATAGAACGTGGGTTATACTGTAGAAAAGTCTATAGTTTTAGGTCTACAGGGGGCTGGACTCCGGTCAACAAGTTCCCTCCGTCAACAGCAATTAAAGAAAGCCATGCTAACCGCCCTTTTCGAACCTATGTGAACGCGCTTATGCCAGTTCGACCACCAATGGCGTATGAATTACCAAAGTGGGAAATCCAGTCACTCTTTGGACCTAGAGAGAACTACTACGAGTTGGAGAGCATCTATTCCAGACAAGAAGCCTAAGCACAAGAGAAAAAGACTGAGATATTCAAGCCTAACTACGCCAACCAGATTCTATGCCAATATCCAACTCCAATATCTATACACCAAAAACTAAACCGCAAGCCTCCCAAACCCCTAACTTTTCCTACCCTTCCGTAAGCAACTTCTTCAACTCCGCAAACCGCACCGGCTTTGGCAAGAAAACATCCACACCCGCAGACAAAACATCCCTCCTAGCATCAGCGCTAGCCAACCCCGTCAACGCAAGAACAGTCGTAGGCTGTATCTGATTTTCGCGCTCCACCTGCCGTATCCTCTTTGTAGCTTCTATACCGTTCATCACGGGCATGCTAATGTCCATGAGGATGTAGTCGAAGCGTTTTTTAGAGTTTAGGTTTCGTGAAGTGAATTTGTCGagtgcttcttggccgttTTCGGCTTCTTCGTAGGTGAATTTGCATTTCTTCATAAACATTACGAGGAGTTGGaggttgatcttgttgtcgtcgacgAGCAAGACATGTGTCGTAGTTGACTCTGTGTCTTGCTTCTCATCGTTTTGCTCCAGTTGACCGCCGTCTTCTGCCAACAAAGGTGTTTCTGGATCCAGAGGTGTCGGAGATGGTAATGGCAGGGCGGTTTCTGAGGGGACTGGAGTAAggtcctcttcgtcttctgGGGCTGATTCCGCTGGTGCTGCTTCCACTGTTTCTACTTTGACGTCATTTAttggtggttgttgaggtGGAGGTAGACTGTCTTGTGCACTCTCGCTCTCAGCAATCTCCTCAATTCTTTGCAAGCAACGCTTGAAGACTTGAGCCAACTTGCGTGGTCCACATCTAGACACATGTGAGTTACAACTCTAATCAGTTTTCCAGGTGACTTACGGTTGTGGGACAACTTCAATGATTTTGGATAGTTCAGCCAAAGCCTTGGTTTGTGTCCTCGCTATTTGAGctgcttcctcttcccctGCGCAGACAATCGCGATGGGAATCTTTCTATTCCGAGACGGGATAGAATTTGGACTCTGGAAGCGATCTTTCAAGGTTTGGATGGAAGGTGGTTCGCAGTACAGATAAATATCGGCTTTCGAGGCATCGACATCGGCATCCTCTTCTTTCacaacctccatctcgaaCCAGTTGGTGCAGGTCTCGATGAGAGTCTCGTTTCGCATTCGGATTTGTAGCGCCATGGAGGGGGACAAGTTACGTTCACCGCTGCCCAGGAGAACTAGACGTCGTCCTCTCGTCTTGTCAACGATACCACGCACCGTTTCGTCCTGATTCCGTGATGAATTTGGAGGGGCCGGAATGAGACGAAGACGAACGTCGACTTCAGTGCCTTTGTGCTGCTGCGATTTGACTTCGAGGGTTCCCTTGAGTGAGTCGACGATTTGCTTGACGATGCTCAATCCCAGTCCAGTACCAGGTTGGAACGAGTCTTCTTGACTGAACGGGACGAAGAGGCGGTTTTGCTGAAACTCTTCTGACATGCCTTTTCCGGTATCCATCACTTTTATCACGACGTCGATTTTGGACTTCTCTGCCGTCTCTTGACCCCGAAGGGAGACGAGAATGAATCCGGAAGACGTGTACTTCAAGGCATTGCCAAACAGATTCATGATGACTCTGCGGAGAGCACCCGGTTGAGTGCTGACCATCCAAGAGGTCCGCGGGCAAATATCCAACAAGACAGAAACCGGGCTGCCATTGTCGTCTGAAGGGTGGAGATGCTTAAGAGTCTGTGGATCAACTAGCGTGGGTTCCTCTGCAGTCGGTGAATAAATCCCCGGAAGCCTCTTGAAAGTGTGACCAGTTGCAATGGCATTCACCACTTCCTCGACCAGAACCGAGAGGTCCACAGCGGCGGACATGTTCAAACTCTCCAGCGAGCCGGAGGAGAGACTGATAAGTCTGCTGTGTTTGCCGCCTCTTCTCATCTGTGAACGACCAAGCGTGTTGATCTTGCTGTAATCTAAAACATGGTTCAACGTGTCGAGCAGAGTCTTTCCGCACGTCAAGACAGAGTTGACCAGACCAGCTTGGTAAGAATCCGTGATGGTGTCTTTTAGAAACTCGGCAGCACCGAGAATTCCGTGGAGTGGACTTCGCAGCTCGTGACTCATGCTTGCAATAAACGTCGTCTTTGCGGCTTCGTTCTTCTGGGTGTTGATTCTTCCGACTTCGCTCATGACGCTGTTGCCAAAAGCACGCAGGTACGAGAGATCCTGGTCGAGATTCATCATCTGCCCAGTGACAGAAGTCCACAGAAAACAACCTCCGGCGAGTTTGTCTTCCACGTGGTCGAAAAGAGGCAAGAATACGACTGACTTGGCCCCGGGTatcttcttgaggagctcTTTGTGGTCCATCTTTgcccctcgtcgtcgtttgCCTCTTTCGCCCGGGTTTTCTGAGCTGGCCGTCGGCTCTCGATCACTTGCACTATCATCGTCTGAAGAAATTCCAAGACCCTCGTCGGTAAAAGAAAATGTCTTTCCCTTGGGGAACAGGGAAAAGTACTTTTCTAGAGTCCCAAGTGAGAGGGCTGGTCCCTTCTCAATCTCGGCGTGCACCTTCTCGTCGGCAAGTGAGTACGAGAGTATCTTGCACGGTCTGGCAGCTGGCGATGTGTCGGAGTCAGAACTATCGATGCCAAACCCGTCAGAGCCAGAGGTGATATGTGGAGATTGATCATCTTCATCGGACAAGAGGCCGTTTGTTTTACCACCGCGACACCTCTGTCTGGCGCTGGAAGCTGTCGCGCCAAAGAtgacaacaccatcagctAGCGTTGAGCTCCTTAGAGTGTCTGCAGCCCTGAAAAACATCCTTGTAAGCCGGTCTCGTTTCTGCTGGCCTCCAGGTGAAGGACATCCAGCATCAATCTTGGTGGAAGAAATCCTCCTCAGAAGCGGCCGTCTCGGTGACGTGATAGATATCGCTGGCGGTCGAACTACAGAAGGGCCCGTCGCTTGATCGTCCTTGGCGCAGGTCGGATCATCACCAGAGCAGCCCTCGATAAAACAGGCCAATCCTCGCACAATCCGCTCTCCTTTGAACCGATCGACACGATCGCGCGCCCATTCCAAATGCTCCATGACAGCCTGGGCCACATTCTGTATAAATTGCAGATCATCGATCGATAGTCCATCGCGAGGTTCGTCACTACACACGGCGTAGGTGCCAATCTTGTGTCCCTTTCTCGAAAATATTGGCACTCCGGCGTAAAATCTTAGACCATCGTCGGCCTGTACAAACGGTCGCATCTGGAAGCGGGGATCGAGTCGACAGTCGGGGACGATCATACCGGCCGTCGTGTACATCTCGCCATCGGGGTTGCGGGCGGTGCAAGTCTCGGTCAGGACGTGCTCACAGGGTCCTATGCTGCGCGAGAAGACAGAGGTTCCGACTGATTGGAGTCCGGTCAGCATGTTGATCTAGGTCCTAGTGACTGTAGGGTCTTGCTATGAGGCGGAAGGGCCGGGATTACTCGCAGCGCTCAAAAGGCGACTGCCAGGCTGTCCTGGGGAGTCTACGTACGAAACAAGTCATTCTTGGCACCGCCATCCAGATCCCCCAGGCTGAGGTTGCGCGTCGCCTCGGCGAGGACA encodes:
- a CDS encoding Fumarylacetoacetase, which produces MSWLTIPRGSHFSLANLPFGIISTKANPSPRPAVAIGDNALDLSLFAEKGGFDKLQGFPKDKISVFSEPTLNSFAALGRPVHRAVRQYLRQVFGANTPFPEVLKDNESLKQNAIVALSEVKMHLPMAIGDYTDFYAGRNHAFNVGVLFRGAANALNPNYNHLPVGYHGRASSVVVSGTPLRRPWGQVLAAPGDKTPVFRPSSRLDIELELGMFICQGNTLGEPIPVNEAENYIFGYVLVNDWSARDVQAWEYVPLGPFNSKNLGTTISPWVVLADALDPFKSKGLPNDVEVLEYLREKREDNVVDIHLEVTLETPKGTKAVITRTSSTNLLWSWPQMIAHHTITGCNLRPGDFLASGTISGTEDGTQGSFLEQTRGGKSPLRIGTDGEERKFLEDGDTVIIRGWSGTNEDELIGFGDCAGQILEALPPRQ
- a CDS encoding Aldedh domain-containing protein, whose translation is MAETTIVGAGGRKITLPTGLFIDNKFSPAADNKTIAIENPSTGDTIANLSAAQAADVDRAVASSKAAFRNTWRLTGPAKRRALLNKLGDLIEQNAEEFASIEAVDAGMLYTMSMGLSVTQAVECCRYYAGWADKLDGQSIENDQSLSYTRREPIGVCAAIVPWNSPLMITFWKLGPAIAVGNTLVLKTPELAPLYGQKLAQLIAEAGFPPGVINILCGVGSVAGQALADHSDVRKISFTGSEGVGRGILASAARSNLKRVSLELGGKGPAIIFKDADFENALLWAGAGITVHNGQICVAGSRIYVQEEIYDKFIAEFSKRTKDAVAGDPLLAETVKGPVISEAQKNRILGFITKAKEEGTKLLHGGEEKLSSKGHYVPNTAFVDVSPDATIIKQEVFGPVASIAKFKTEEEVIALANGTDYGLAASIFTNDIARAVRVSEQVEVGIVTINTWGSIHANTPFGGIKQSGFGREMGQDALNDWTQVKCVKLSVPKL